Genomic window (Streptomyces yatensis):
GGAAATTGAACTTGCGTTTCACACTGTGAGACGCGAGTATCGTCCCATGGACAACACTAGCGGCGTCGGCGTTCTCGACAAGGCGGCTCTGGTCCTGAGCGCCCTGGAGTCCGGCCCGGCCACCCTCGCCGGACTGGTCGGGGCGACCGGTCTCGCCCGCCCCACGGCACACCGGCTCGCGGTCGCACTCGAGCACCACCGGATGGTGGCACGCGACATGCAGGGACGCTTCATTCTGGGCCCCCGCCTGGCCGAGCTGGCGGCGGCTGCGGGCGAGGACCGGCTGCTCGCCACGGCCGGTCCGGTGCTCACCCATCTCCGGGACGTCACCGGCGAGAGCGCCCAGCTCTACCGGCGCCAGGGAGACATGCGCATCTGTGTCGCCGCGGCCGAGCGGCTGTCCGGACTGCGGGACACCGTGCCGGTCGGCTCCACCCTCCCGATGAAGGCCGGCTCGGCCGCCCAGGTCCTGATGGCCTGGGAGGAGCCGGAGCGGCTGCACCGCGGACTGCAGGGGGCCCGTTTCACCGCCACGGCCCTGTCCGGCGTACGACGGCGGGGCTGGGCCCAGTCGATCGGCGAGCGGGAGCCCGGCGTGGCGTCCGTCTCGGCGCCCGTGCGCGGCCCGTCCAACCGCGTGGTCGCCGCCGTCTCGGTCTCCGGACCGATCGAGCGGCTGACCCGCCACCCGGGCCGGATGCACGCCCAGGCCGTCATCGACGCGGCGGCCCGCCTGACCGACGCCCTCCGCCGAGGGAATTGATCACGCCGCACCCGGGAGCCGTCACGCCCGTGGCCCGTCACGCCCGGGAGCCGTCACGCCCGGGAGCCGTCACGCCCGGGAGCCGTCACGCCCTCTTCAGGCTCAGCCGGTCGGCCGCGCGGTCACCGCGGCGGCCGACCGGGACGACCCCGGTGGCCTTGCCCAGGCCGAACGCCGGCATGTTGAGGTAGATCGCCTCGTGCGCCCCGGCCGGTACGACATAGGTCTCGTGCCAGAAGCCGACCTTGCCCCGGCCCTCCCGTATCCGGCGGTTGAACGCCGCCCAGGCGGGACGGTGCTCCTTGTCCTGGGCCGACGCGTACTCCAGCAGCTTCTCGTGCGAGTCCCAGTACTGGACGACATAGAGCACCCGGGGCGGGCCGAACAGCAGCTGATAGCTCAGCATTCCGCTCCCCTCGTCCTGCGACAGCTCGCGGAGCATCCGCGGCATCGCCTTGAAGACCGGCAGCCAGCTGCGCAGCGCCCGGAAGCGGTTGATGCGCATGCCGATCAGGAAGACGGTGACCTCCCCCTCGGCCTCGGCGGTCATACGGCCGGCGAACAGCTCGGTACCCATGGTGATCCCCTTGTCCCCACGTCGGGATAGTCTTGGATAGCGGCGCTATCCATTACTTGGATAGTGCCACTCTCCAACGGAAGGTGCAACAGGGATGCGACTGGCGGAGCTCAGCGAGCGCAGCGGAGTGCCCACCGCGACGATCAAGTACTACCTGCGCGAGCGGCTGCTGCCGCCGGGAGAGCGGATCACCGCCACCACGTCGGAGTACGGCGAGGAGCATCTGCGCCGGCTGCGGCTGGTGCGCTCGCTGATCCAGGTCGGCCGGATGCCGGTGGCCACCGCGCGCGAGGTGCTGGAGGCCGCCGAGGACGAGTCGCTCAGCCAGAACACCCGGATGGGAGCGGCGGTCTGGGCGCTGCCGCACGGCCCCGAGCCCGACGAGGACGATCCGCACGCGGCGCGGGCCCGGGAGCAGGTGGACACCGTGCTGCGGCGGATGGACTGGTCCTACGGCCAGGAGCTGGGCGACACCTCCCCCGCCTACCGGATGCTGGTCGCGGCCATCGCCTCGCTGGACCGCCTGGGCTATCCCCATGACACCGAGCACCTTCTGGTGCACGCCCGGCTGGCGGGTGAACTGGCCGTCGCCGACCTGGATCTGGTGGAGACCTACGACACCCCGCCCGAGCGGATCGAGGCGGTGGTGGCGCTGACGGTGCTCTACGAGCCGGTGCTGCTCAGCCTGCGGCGGCTCGCGCAAACCGAGGAGTCCGGGCGCCGCTTCGCGGAGTGAGCCGCGACCGGGGCATGAATTCACGGAGTGACCAGGACACGAAAAAGCCCCCCGCGCTGTCGCGGAGGGCTTTTCGCTGGTACCCCCGACCGGATTCGAACCGGCGCTACCGCCTTGAGAGGGCGGCGTGCTAGGCCGCTACACAACGGGGGCCTGAATCAGCACAGATGCTGCGCTGGGCTACCAGGACTCGAACCTAGACTAAATGAACCAGAATCACTCGTGCTGCCAATTACACCATAGCCCATGGTATAGACCAGTACCCCCGACCGGATTCGAACCGGCGCTACCGCCTTGAGAGGGCGGCGTGCTAGGCCGCTACACAACGGGGGCCCTAGCGATCTCCGAATTGCGAAGAGATCCGTACCCCCGACCGGATTCGAACCGGCGCTACTGCCTTGAGAGGGCAGCGTGCTAGGCCGCTACACAACGGGGGCCTGGTCCTGCTTTGATCAAGAGATCCATCACTCATCCGACGGATCTCTTGCTGGGGTACCAGGACTCGAACCTAGACTAAGTGAACCAGAATCACTCGTGCTGCCAATTACACCATACCCCACCAAAACGCCACCCCCGTAAGGGGTTTTGTTTGGCTTGCGCCCCGGCCCGGCCTCTCGGCCCGCCCGTCCGGCGCAGGAAGAACATTACCCGATGGTGGACGGGCCACCAAAACGAGTATCACCGCGAGTGGCGCCGCCTCACAGGCCCAGGCAGCGCCCCGCGCCCCTTATCCGGCCAGCTTCGCCAGCGCCGCGTCCACCCGGGCCAGCGTGCGCTCGCGCCCCAGGACCTCCAGGGACTCGAACAGCGGCAGTCCGACCGTACGGCCGGTGACCGCGACCCGCAGCGGGGCCTGGGCCTTGCCCAGTTTGAGGCCGTGCTCCTCGCCGGCCGCGAGGACCGCGGCCTTCAGGGTCTCGGCGTCCCAGTCCGCCTCGGCGAGCCGGGTACGGACCGAGGCCAGGAGCGCGTCCGCGCCCGGCTTCATCGCCTTGGTCCAGGACGCCTCGTCCTGGACGGGCTCATCGAGGAAGAGGAAGTCCACGTTCGCGGTGATGTCGGACAGGACCGTCAGCCGGGTCTGGGCCAGCGGGGCCAGCGCCGCGAAGGCGGCCGCGTCGAAGGCGTCCGGGGACCACGGCGCGTGCGGGGCCTTCAGCCAGGGCTCGCACGCCTCGATGAACGCCTTCACGTCCAGCAGCCGGATGTGGTCCGCGTTGATCGCCTCGGCCTTCTTGAGGTCGAAACGCGCCGGGTTGGCGTTCACCCCCGAGATGTCGAACGCCTCGACCATCTCCGCCGGCGAGAAGACGTCCCGGTCGGCGGAGAGCGACCAGCCCAGCAGGGAGAGGTAGTTGAGCAGTCCCTCGGGGAGGAAGCCGCGCTCCCGGTAGAGGTTCAGCGAGGCCTGCGGGTCGCGCTTGGAGAGCTTCTTGTTGCCCTCGCCCATCACATACGGGAGATGGCCGAACTCGGGCACCGTGCCGGGGCCCACACCGATCTCGGCGAGCGCCCGGTAGAGCCCGATCTGCCGCGGGGTGGAGGAGAGCAGGTCCTCGCCGCGCAGCACATGCGTGATCTCCATCAGCGCGTCGTCCACGGGGTTGACGAGCGTGTAGAGGGGCGCGCCGTTGGCCCGCACGATGCCGTAGTCCGAGACGTTCTCGGGGGTGAAGGTCAGCTCACCGCGCACCAGGTCGGTGAAGGTGATCGGCTCGTCCGGCATCCGGAAGCGCACGATCGAGGCGCGCCCCTCGGCCTCGTACGCGGCGATCTGCTCGGCGGTCAGGGTGCGGCAGGTGCCGTCGTAGCCGGAGGGCCGGCCGGCCTTGCGGGCCGCCTCGCGGCGCTCCTCCAGCTCCTCGGCGGTGCAGTAGCAGCGGTAGGCGTGGCCCGCCTCCAGCAGCTTGTCCGCGACCTCGCGGTAGAGGTCCATCCGCTGCGACTGGCGGTAGGGCTCGTGCGGACCGCCGACCTCGGGGCCCTCGTCCCAGTCGAAGCCCAGCCAGCGCATGGCGTCCAGCAGCTGGGTGTAGGACTCCTCGGAGTCGCGCGCCGCGTCGGTGTCCTCGATGCGGAACACCAGGGTGCCGCCGTGGTGACGGGCGAAGGCCCAGTTGAACAGGGCCGTGCGGACCAGGCCGACATGGGGGTTGCCGGTCGGCGAGGGACAGAAACGAACTCGGACGGGGGCGGAGGGGGATGCGCTAGCCACGCTTGATCACCTTGTTGGTGAGAGTGCCGATGCCTTCGATGGTGACGGCGACCTCGTCGCCGACGGAGAGCGGGCCGACGCCCGCCGGAGTGCCGGTGAGCACGACGTCGCCGGGGAGCAGCGTCATCGCCTCGGTGATGTGCACGATCAGATCCTCGATCGGGCGCACCATCTCGCTCGTCCGGCCGAGCTGACGCTGTTCACCGTTGACGGTGCACATGATGCCGAGATCGGCGGCGCGCGTCAGGTCGATATCGGTCTCCACCCAGGGGCCCAGCGGGCAGGAGGCGTCGAAGCCCTTGGCCCGCGCCCACTGCTTCTCGCTCCGCTGGGCATCGCGGGCCGTGATGTCGTTGCCGCAGGTGTAGCCGAGGATGACGTCCTTGACGCGGTCACGCGGAACCTCACGGCACATCCGCCCGATCACCACGGCCAGCTCGGCCTCGTAGTGCACCTCGGAGGAGAAGGAGGGATACGTGATGGGGTCGCCGGGGCCGATCACGGAGGTGGACGGCTTGAAGAAGACGACCGGGACGTCGGGGACCTCGTTGCCCAGCTCCGCCGCGTGCTCGGCGTAGTTGCGGCCGATTCCGACGACCTTGTTCGGCAGGACGGGCGGCAGCAGCCGGACCTTGCTCAGCGGGACCTTCTGGCCCGAGCGCTCGAATTCGGCGAAGGGGTGGCCCTTGATGATGTCGATGACGGGGCCGTCCTGATCGGACGGCTCACCCTCCACCACGCCGAAGGCGACGTTGCCGTCGATGGAGAATCTGGCGATGCGCACGGGAAGCCTTGGCTCCTTGACTGAACTCGCTGGAGACTGACGCTCCAGGCTATCGCTCCGCGTCCCGCGCGCCGCCGTCCCGCCTGCCGGGAGTGGTGGCGTCCGCCACAGCCCCGGGGAATCAGTGGCCCGGGGCCTCGGTGAGCACGGTGCGCTTGGGGTTCGCGGTCCGGTTCGGCAGGTCGACGCGCTGCTCCGGCTGCTCCTCGGGCGCGGCCGACAGGTCGTCGGCGTCCTTGATGTCCTGGGCGTCCCCCAGCTCTTGGACGTCCTTGAGATGGGCCAGGGTGGTGCGCCGCGGGTTGGCTATGGAGTGGAACATCATCGTCGTCTTCACGTGGTCTACGCCTCGTTCTTGTCGTCCGTACCGGCTGTGTAAAGCGTCAGGCTAGAGGCGGCCTTGCCCATCGATTCGCAGGAAAAGTCACCGCGAGCATGTGATATTACTCACGAACGATCAGGCAAAAGCCGCATAGGAGACAGTTACGCAATCGCCCTAAACGGACATCGCCTACCTGAACCCGACGTTCCGCTCTTGATCATCGCTAGCCGGACACTCGATTGAGGCCTTCGATTCGTACACGAAAGTCCGTTATCGCCGACATGACTTTCTACGTCCCGTAATAAAGTCCGCACTGAGCGTCACACGGATCACAGCCTTATCCATTGCCCTTGTTGCAGCATCCGGCACTGTGCTGGAATTCCCGGGACCGCCGCGGGATTCACCGGCGCGCACGGGGGCGCAGCGACAGAGGCGCCGAGCGGCGGGGGGCTCCTCTTGTCGACATGAAAGGAAGCGCGCCGGTCACTCACGACCGACAGGGGGGATCGCGGTCCCCCACGACTCGACACCGCTCCGCCGGTTCTCCGGAGGAGCGCCTGGTCCAGAGGTTGCGACGCTAGTGCAGGGACGTATCAAGAGGGATGGTATGGGGGCTCCCCAGGCCCGCCAGGGCCGAGGGGATGCTTCGGCGGACCCGGAGCCGCGTGGCGGGACCGACCGCGGCTCCTCGCCTCAGCGCGCCCAGGGGAGCAGCAGCGGCAGGACTCTGGGTGATCAAGGCCCCGAGGCCGGCACGCAGAGCGCTACCCGGATCAGTGCGCCCAGTGGCGGCGGCGACGCGGAGCAGCCGGCCAAGCCGAAGAGTTCCGGGCCCACCGGGCCCGGCAATCGCATGGCCCTGCGCAACTGGCGCATCAGCACCCGACTGGTC
Coding sequences:
- the ndgR gene encoding IclR family transcriptional regulator NdgR: MDNTSGVGVLDKAALVLSALESGPATLAGLVGATGLARPTAHRLAVALEHHRMVARDMQGRFILGPRLAELAAAAGEDRLLATAGPVLTHLRDVTGESAQLYRRQGDMRICVAAAERLSGLRDTVPVGSTLPMKAGSAAQVLMAWEEPERLHRGLQGARFTATALSGVRRRGWAQSIGEREPGVASVSAPVRGPSNRVVAAVSVSGPIERLTRHPGRMHAQAVIDAAARLTDALRRGN
- a CDS encoding DUF4188 domain-containing protein, translating into MGTELFAGRMTAEAEGEVTVFLIGMRINRFRALRSWLPVFKAMPRMLRELSQDEGSGMLSYQLLFGPPRVLYVVQYWDSHEKLLEYASAQDKEHRPAWAAFNRRIREGRGKVGFWHETYVVPAGAHEAIYLNMPAFGLGKATGVVPVGRRGDRAADRLSLKRA
- a CDS encoding fumarylacetoacetate hydrolase family protein, with protein sequence MRIARFSIDGNVAFGVVEGEPSDQDGPVIDIIKGHPFAEFERSGQKVPLSKVRLLPPVLPNKVVGIGRNYAEHAAELGNEVPDVPVVFFKPSTSVIGPGDPITYPSFSSEVHYEAELAVVIGRMCREVPRDRVKDVILGYTCGNDITARDAQRSEKQWARAKGFDASCPLGPWVETDIDLTRAADLGIMCTVNGEQRQLGRTSEMVRPIEDLIVHITEAMTLLPGDVVLTGTPAGVGPLSVGDEVAVTIEGIGTLTNKVIKRG
- the gltX gene encoding glutamate--tRNA ligase; the protein is MASASPSAPVRVRFCPSPTGNPHVGLVRTALFNWAFARHHGGTLVFRIEDTDAARDSEESYTQLLDAMRWLGFDWDEGPEVGGPHEPYRQSQRMDLYREVADKLLEAGHAYRCYCTAEELEERREAARKAGRPSGYDGTCRTLTAEQIAAYEAEGRASIVRFRMPDEPITFTDLVRGELTFTPENVSDYGIVRANGAPLYTLVNPVDDALMEITHVLRGEDLLSSTPRQIGLYRALAEIGVGPGTVPEFGHLPYVMGEGNKKLSKRDPQASLNLYRERGFLPEGLLNYLSLLGWSLSADRDVFSPAEMVEAFDISGVNANPARFDLKKAEAINADHIRLLDVKAFIEACEPWLKAPHAPWSPDAFDAAAFAALAPLAQTRLTVLSDITANVDFLFLDEPVQDEASWTKAMKPGADALLASVRTRLAEADWDAETLKAAVLAAGEEHGLKLGKAQAPLRVAVTGRTVGLPLFESLEVLGRERTLARVDAALAKLAG
- a CDS encoding MerR family transcriptional regulator, coding for MRLAELSERSGVPTATIKYYLRERLLPPGERITATTSEYGEEHLRRLRLVRSLIQVGRMPVATAREVLEAAEDESLSQNTRMGAAVWALPHGPEPDEDDPHAARAREQVDTVLRRMDWSYGQELGDTSPAYRMLVAAIASLDRLGYPHDTEHLLVHARLAGELAVADLDLVETYDTPPERIEAVVALTVLYEPVLLSLRRLAQTEESGRRFAE